The DNA segment TGATCGTTCCCGAGATGAACTGCGCTTTGTGGCTTGCACTGTACAGTTCAGCGTTGATGCGTTTGAACTTCTCAAGCTCCTGCCTGTCCTTACCGTAAACCTTCACAACGACCAGCCCGCTGTAAACTTCCTCCGCCAAGCCGGTCAAATCACCGAGGTACTTTTGCTGCTTTGAGAAAAACCTCTGCGAGTGTTTCGCCGTCAGAACCGTAACGATAACGCTGAGAGGCAACGTGATGAGCGTCAAAAACGTTAAGCGCGGACTGATAGTGAACATCATGTAGGTAATGCCAACTATTGAAACGACACCGGAAATGAACTGCGTAAGACTTTGCTGGAGTGTGTTGCTGATAAGGTCGATATCGTTGCTCACCCTACTTATCACATCACCGTGCGGTCGCGAATCGTAGAATTTCAACGGTAACCTCTTCAGCTTCCCGTTCACATCCTCACGCATCTTCCTGACAACTCTTTGAGAGACCTCGGCCATGATAAGTCCCTGGGCAAAGTTGAGTAAACTTGCAACGGTGTACAGTATCGACACTTTCAGAAGCACCCTAAAAATCTTTTCAAAATTCATCTTCGTGTTTAAAAAACCGGCAAACGGTGTCTTTCTGAGCATGATAACCCTGAATATCTCCGTCGTCGCCTCTCCCATTATCTTCGGTGCGCGGATGGTGAGTATCGTTGCAACGACCGTGACGAGTACCGCAAGTGTTATCGCGAACATGTAAGGTTTCAAGTACACAACGAGCTTTCTTATTGCGTTCTTAAAATCGCGAGGTTTCTCCCCACCCCTCGCGAACGCCGGACCTCCGGTAGGTCCCATGGGTCCTCTTCGTACCGGTCTTTTCGAATCCAACGATTCCCTTCTCTCCATCCTTATCACCTACCCTGACCTTCGAACTCTTCCACATCCAGTTGCGAGGCAACGATGTCACGGTAAATCTCGCAACTCTCCAGTAGTTCGTGATGTTTACCGATACCCACTACTCTGCCGTTGTGCAATACAATAATCTGATCCGCGTGCATAATCGTGGCCACACGTTGCGCAACGATTATTACCGTCGCGTCCTTGACTTCTTTAAAGAGTCTCAAACGTATCTTCGCATCGGTCTTAAAGTCAAGCGCGCTGAACGTATCATCAAAAAGGTAAATCCTGGGCTGGCCGGCTATCGCTCGTGCTATCGAGATGCGTTGCTTCTGACCACCGGAGAGATTCACACCAGCCTGCTCTATGTAATGATCCAGCTTTTCCGGATACTTATCGGCAAATTCCATAACTTGCGCAATCTCCGCCGCCCGTTCGACCATCTCATCCGTAACCCAGTCCCGTCCAAATCGAATATTCTCCCTTATGGTACCCGAGAACACGTACGCCCTCTGTGTTGCGTAACCTATACTCTTCTGTAGAACTGCAAACGGTATCTCCCGAACATCGACACCGTCAATCTTCACAGAGCCACTCGAAACATCGTAAAGACGCGGGATAAGGTTCAAAAGTGTTGTTTTACCAGAGCCCGTTGCTCCGATGATGGCCGTCACCTTTCCTGGTAGCGCGGTAAAAGTAATATCTTTTAACACTGGTTCAGCTGCTCCGGGATAGACAAACGAAACGTTATCAAATTCAACCACACCACCCTTGAACATCTCTCCTTGATTTGACTCATACCAAGTTGGAGTGGTATGCGCATTTTCTTTTATCCTCGGCTCAACCGATAGTACTTCCTTTATCCTCCTTGCTGAAACCGAAGCGCGGGGCAGGAAAATAAAAATCACCGATATCATGATAAATGAGAACATCGTCTGCATTGCGTACTGCATAACGGCCATCATTTGACCGACTTGTAACTTACCTGCATCGATCTGCTTGGCACCAAACCAAATAATGAATATCATAGTATAGTTCATCACTATCATCATATACGGAAAGAGAATCGCGGCAATCCGATTTATCTTCAACGCCGTTCTAACAAGATCGTCGTTGACCACCGAAAAACGCTCCATTTCCCTATCCTCTTTGTTGAACGCTCGAATAACCCTTATTCCGGTGATACGCTCCCGCACCACGGTGTTCAAGTTATCTATCTTCCTTT comes from the Fervidobacterium thailandense genome and includes:
- a CDS encoding ABC transporter ATP-binding protein; translated protein: MSRFLLRYWLLIVVTVGLVAFQSVINLYLPDLMSNIVDKGVVRGDTAYIWQVGRKMLLYSLLAIVASILASYTSSVVSMGVGRDLREAMFSKVTSFSMEEMNKFSPSSLLTRTTNDVVQIQQALVMVLRMVVMAPVMAVGSIIMAVQKDAKLTGVLFVSLPVMLGGLGIIAGFAVPWFKSLQRKIDNLNTVVRERITGIRVIRAFNKEDREMERFSVVNDDLVRTALKINRIAAILFPYMMIVMNYTMIFIIWFGAKQIDAGKLQVGQMMAVMQYAMQTMFSFIMISVIFIFLPRASVSARRIKEVLSVEPRIKENAHTTPTWYESNQGEMFKGGVVEFDNVSFVYPGAAEPVLKDITFTALPGKVTAIIGATGSGKTTLLNLIPRLYDVSSGSVKIDGVDVREIPFAVLQKSIGYATQRAYVFSGTIRENIRFGRDWVTDEMVERAAEIAQVMEFADKYPEKLDHYIEQAGVNLSGGQKQRISIARAIAGQPRIYLFDDTFSALDFKTDAKIRLRLFKEVKDATVIIVAQRVATIMHADQIIVLHNGRVVGIGKHHELLESCEIYRDIVASQLDVEEFEGQGR